A region from the Metopolophium dirhodum isolate CAU chromosome 9, ASM1992520v1, whole genome shotgun sequence genome encodes:
- the LOC132951639 gene encoding smad nuclear-interacting protein 1-like: MIPTMVGRLDTAERRHKHASKRHEQEDNFERRKPHNYRDNNKSPERQHRRHNSNSDDDDRRKRPRHDRRDNSRQQGRSDSDHVWGTKGSSSSERKPVAKKEEPNFETTGKLAEDTNTFNGVVIKYSEPAEARKPKRRWRLYPFKGEKQLPVLHIHRQSGYLLGRDRKVADIPIDHPSCSKQHAALQYRLVSAKKDGRRVRCIRPYIIDLESANGTYVNNQRIDSKKYVELMEKDVVKFGFSSREYVLLHEHSTDSGDDDSLAEDDPNEEPNAD; the protein is encoded by the exons ATGATACCGACCATGGTCGGACGCTTAGACACGGCGGAAAGAAGACACAAACACGCGTCGAAAAGGCATGAACA agaaGACAATTTTGAACGTCGAAAGCCACACAATTATCGTGACAACAACAAATCCCCCGAACGACAGCACCGAAGACATAATTCAAATTCCGACGATGATGATCGTAGAAAAAGACCAAGACATGATCGCAGGGATAACTCAAGACAACAAGGCAGGTCAGATTCTGATCACGTATGGGGCACTAAAGGCTCGTCGTCTAGTGAAAGGAAACCAGTAGCGAAAAAAGAAGAACCAAATTTTGAAACTACTGGCAAGTTAGCCGAGGATACAAATACTTTTAATGGCGTAGTTATAAAGTACAGTGAGCCAGCTGAGGCGAGAAAACCGAAACGACGCTGGCGATTATACCCATTCAAAGGAGAGAAACAATTACCTGTATTACACATACACAGACAAAGTGGGTATTTACTCGGACGTGATCGTAAAGTGGCGGACATACCAATAGATCATCCGTCGTGCTCAAAACAGCACGCAGCTCTTCAATACAGGCTAGTTTCGGCCAAAAAAGATGGGCGCCGTGTCAGATGTATTCGGCcgtatattattgatttagaGTCAGCTAATGGCACTTATGTTAATAACCAGCGTATAgactcaaaaaaatatgtggAATTGATGGAGAAAGACGTCGTTAAGTTCGGGTTCAGTTCCAGGGAATATGTGCTTTTACATGAACATAGCACGGATTCTGGAGATGACGATAGTCTTGCCGAAGACGATCCAAACGAGGAACCCAATGCAGATTAA
- the LOC132951640 gene encoding phosphatidylinositol 3-kinase regulatory subunit gamma-like: protein MSPTGAPALPPRKLSQTNRPQSVEPIATRLQNPLLEPSCIEEAEWYWGDITRDDVQEKLADMPDGTFLVRNASNKAGEYTLTLRKGGTNKLIKIYHKNEKFGFSEPYNFSSVIDLVNHYRKVSLSQYNATLDVKLLYPVSRFQQDEEFGTWKSLNVDVVWMRLIELLKDILKKSISYEKLSKEFQTTTVDISSMRMGLQQYQEVNRMFEDQLRVHDKFLNEAERHESDNLVKNIEIVKRRIKLLLDGKAVLEEKLFTQVDYSQTLERQMYQLKQEGAIITRRKDKSVRWLLNHGVAYEAIHRVLNGTDWNTCKPEDIQLPQNLSHLDEGTWLLQPCSRVDAERLLNGRRNGTFLIRPSRTGQSALSIVCNGVVNHCIVYSTPKGFGFAEPYNIYSSLKDLVMHYSQTSLEEHNDSLTTTLAYPVIAENDKKLNE from the exons ATGTCTCCCACAGGCGCACCGGCTTTACCACCTCGTAAACTATCACAAACAAATCGCCCTCAATCTGTCGAACCAATTGCAACTAGATTGCAAAATCCATTACTTGAACCCAGTTGCATAGAAGAAGCAGAATGGTATTGGGGCGACATAACCAGAGATGATGTACAAGAAAAACTTGCTGACATGCCTGATGGTACATTTCTGGTTCGAAATGCATCAAATAAGGCTGGAGAGTATACTTTGACATTAAGGAAAGGAGGaaccaataaattaataaaaatatatcacaaaaatgaaaaatttggtttttcagAACCTTACAATTTTTCTTCTGTTATTGATCTTGTGAACCATTACCGTAAAGTTTCTTTGTCGCAATATAATGCGACATTAGATGTAAAATTATTGTACCCTGTGTCCAGATTTCAACAAGATGAAGAGTTTGGTACTTGGAAAAGTTTGAATGTAGACGTTGTATGGATGCGTTTGATCGAACTGCTTAAAGATATTTTGAAGAAATCTATTTCATATGAAAAATTGTCTAAAGAATTTCAGACTACAACGGTCGATATATCGTCAATGCGTATGGGACTGCAACAGTACCAGGAAGTGAATAGAATGTTTGAAGATCAGTTAAGAGTACATGATAAATTTCTTAACGAAGCTGAACGCCATGAATCTGATAAtctagttaaaaatattgaaatagtaaAGAGACGAATCAAGTTACTGCTAGACGGCAAAGCGGTACTTGAGGAGAAATTATTcac acaAGTGGACTATAGTCAGACATTGGAGCGGCAAATGTATCAATTAAAACAAGAAGGTGCAATAATCACACGTCGGAAAGACAAATCAGTTCGGTGGTTATTGAACCATGGTGTGGCTTACGAAGCAATTCATCGAGTGTTGAACGGCACTGATTGGAATACTTGTAAGCCTGAAGATATTCAACTGCCTCAGAACCTCTCTCATTTAGATGAGGGTACTTGGCTGCTGCAACCCTGTTCACGTGTAGATGCTGAGCGTCTGTTAAATGGCAGGCGCAATGGAACATTTTTGATACGACCTAGTCGTACAGGGCAATCAGCATTATCTATAGTTTGCAATGGAGTTGTAAATCATTGTATAGTGTACAGTACTCCAAAAGGATTTGGATTTGCTGAACCTTACAATATATATTCATCTCTAAAAGATCTAGTCATGCATTATTCTCAAACTTCCTTAGAAGAACATAATGATTCTCTGACTACTACATTAGCTTACCCTGTGATTGctgaaaatgacaaaaaattaaatgagtAG
- the LOC132951637 gene encoding ATP-dependent RNA helicase abstrakt encodes MSEFKVPHKRYRRDNDVETNSDDEYVPYVPVRERKKQELLKLGRLSKLKEESGKVKTSSEELDDDETEGQVWGRKSNISLLDQHTELKKLAEAKKESEMEKQLKEEEKILESVAEKKALMGVAELAKGIQYDDPIKTSWTAPRYILAMTEERHENVRLKLRILVEGEEIPPPLKSFREMKLNKGIMAGLSQKGIKKPTPIQIQGIPTVLSGRDMIGIAFTGSGKTLVFVLPLLMFCLEQEIKLPFKPNEGPYGLIICPSRELAKQTFDIINHYMTFLERSNYPRLRSCLAIGGIPVFESLDVIKRGVHIMVATPGRLMDMLDKKMINLEVCRYLCMDEADRMIDMGFEEDVRTIFSFFQGQRQTLLFSATMPKKIQNFARSALVKPITINVGRAGAASMNVIQEVEYVKQEAKVVYLLECLKKTTPPVLIFAEKKQDVDAIHEYLLLKGVEAVAIHGGKDQEERSKSVDAFRKGQKDVLVATDVASKGLDFEEIQHVINYDMPDDVENYVHRIGRTGRSGKTGIATTFINKANDESVLLDLKHLLIEARQNVPLFLSELESENEKYLQLGDERGCSYCGGLGHRITDCPKLEAIQTKQASNIGRRDYLATSAADY; translated from the exons atgtccgAATTCAAGGTACCGCATAAG CGGTATCGAAGGGACAATGATGTAGAAACCAATTCCGATGATGAGTATGTACCATATGTGCCCGTCAGAGAACGGAAAAAACAAGAGTTACTTAAATTAGGTAGACTCTCaaag ctTAAAGAAGAATCTGGAAAAGTTAAAACATCTAGTGAGGAATTAGATGATGATGAAACTGAAGGACAAGTATGGGGTAGGAAATCAAACATTAGTCTTTTGGATCAACATACAGAACTTAAGAAACTTGCCGAAG CAAAAAAAGAAAGTGAAATGGAAAAACAATtgaaagaagaagaaaaaatttTGGAAAGCGTTGCAGAAAAAAAAGCCTTGATGGGTGTGGCTGAGTTGGCCAAAGGCATCCAATATGATGATCCAATTAAAACAAG TTGGACAGCTCCTCGATATATTTTAGCCATGACAGAAGAACGCCATGAAAATGTACGTCTTAAATTACGTATACTAGTTGAAGGTGAAGAAATTCCTCCTCCTCTCAAATCGTTTAGAgaaatgaaattaaataagGGTATTATGGCTGGACTTTCTCAAAAAGGTATTAAAAAACCAACACCAATTCAAATCCAAGGAATTCCCACtgt attatCTGGAAGAGATATGATTGGTATAGCATTTACCGGCAGTGGTAAAACTTTAGTTTTTGTACTGCCACTTTTGATGTTTTGTCTAGaacaagaaataaaattaccatTCAAGCCTAATGAAGGACCTTAtg gatTAATAATTTGTCCATCCAGAGAATTAGCAAAACaaacatttgatattattaatcacTATATGACATTTCTGGAACGATCCAATTACCCAAGACTTAGATCATGTTTAGCTATAGGAGGCATACCCGTTTTTGAATCACTAGATGTTATTAAAag agGTGTGCACATAATGGTTGCAACTCCTGGTCGACTAATGGATATGTTAGAtaagaaaatgataaatttggAAGTTTGTCG cTACCTTTGTATGGATGAAGCTGATAGAATGATTGATATGGGTTTTGAAGAAGATGTGAGaactatattttctttttttcaa ggtCAGAGACAAACATTGTTGTTTTCAGCCACTAtgccaaaaaaaattcaaaattttgcTCGATCAGCCCTAGTCAAACCAATTACCATCAATGTTGGTAGAGCAGGTGCAGCATCTATGAATGTCATtcaa gaagTAGAATATGTCAAACAAGAAGCAAAAGTTGTTTATTTGCtagaatgtttaaaaaaaactaccccaccagttttaatttttgctgAAAAAAAACAAGACGTTGATGCAATACATGAATATTTATTACTCAAAGGAGTTGAAGCTGTGGCTATACACGGAGGAAAAG ATCAAGAGGAACGTTCAAAATCTGTTGATGCGTTTAGGAAAGGCCAAAAAGATGTACTTGTTGCTACTGATGTAGCTTCAAAAGGTTTAGATTTTGAAGAAATACAGCATGTAATCAACTATGATATGCCTGATGATGTAGAAAACTATG TACACAGAATTGGTAGAACTGGTCGTTCAGGTAAAACTGGTATAGCtacaacatttatcaataaAGCAAATGATGAATCTGTACTGTTGGATTTAAAGCATTTGTTAATAGAAGCTCGTCAAAATGTTCCATTATTTTTGTCCGAGTTGGAATCAGAAAATGAGAAATACTTGCAACTTGGAG